ggttttcctggttctccagtttGCAGACGGCAGATCGTGGGcattctcagcctccataatcagaAGAGCCAATTCGTATAATAAATCTCCATGTATattctattggttttgtttctgtggagaaccctaatacaacATATTCAGTGTCCATGCAGGCCCAGGCATTGTATTCCGTGTCAGATTTACACAGATGAATAAAGAGATGGGATAATGTAATTAAAATCAGGACAGGCCTCAGTTCAGATCCCAGTTTTGCCATTTTTCTCCGTATGACCTTGCATGAGTCACTGTACCTCTCCAGGCCTTTGTTTCTCTCCTCTGAGAAATGGTGATAACAATAGGGTTATTGTGCAAATTAAGTGAGAGCTTAATCTGTATGCCTTGGGCAACCGTATCCCTATTGCACGTGCGCAGTAAAAAGCAGCTGCAAGGGTTTATAGCAAACCGTTCATTGTGTCTTAGGTTGGATGTTccagaagcagatcctgagacaAAAATTCAAGTAAAAGGGATTTATTAAAAAGTTgtaagggtggggaggagggaaagggagcgGGGAAGTGGgaccaggaagggaaggaggccaAGCAACTGTGTGGAACCAAGCAAAGTCTCATAGAGGGCAACTGGGGCTCAGAAGACTCCCATATTACTCCGTCATCCAATAAGGGCTCCGGGTtggcgtggggagggggagggaaggaggatgtGGGGGAGAAACGTTTCCAGGTGCTTCCAGCACTTCCTGCACAGGGCAATGTCCCGGAGCCCGGAGGCACAGGTGGGCTGCTGGGTACCAAAATGTAGGTACCAAATGGTGATGGGGTCCGAGAAGAAATGCACAGAACACAGTCTCTGCCTCCAAGAGGTTCGGAGCCTagtaggggaggggagatgggaatAAACATTGCCATCTGAGTTCTGTCCCAGGCACAGCTGCACCGCTGAACAAGGTGCCACGAGGCAGGGGTACAAGTGAGGGTGGGGGGCAGCGTGGGAGTGGTGTCGCGGAAGATAAATACAACTGGCTGGGGAGAGGAAGGCCATTCCAGGGAGCTGTAACAGCACACACAGGGGCACAGGCTCAGGGCCAGTCCTGAAGCAAGAGGGCTTTGGGCTGCGGGAGCCCAGTTTCCGCGCCTGCTCCTGCGCCTGCAGCCCCCGGCCCGCCCCTTCCTGGCCGGTCCTCCGGCCACGGTCACGGTCACGCAGCCTGCCTTCCTGCCGCGCCCCGCTCAGggcctccaggaagcctctcctGACTACTCCAGCTCCCCGTGCGCGTGACTCTCTTCTGCATTCGTGGCGTTTACTGCCAAGGCTATTACTGTGATGTTTACTCATGTAATTATTTAGTTAATGCATCCTTACAGCCTGTGACATTGTCATTTAACTTTGCATGTAAATCCTGTCTCCCCTGGCCTAATTTTAAGCTTCCTGAGAATGGgaactgtatatttttatttgttatattcCCCCGTGGCACCTGACATTGCAGGACATATTGAGGGTATGAGataatgattgaatgaatgagtgaatctaGTCCACTTTGAGGCCTATTAAATTACAGGCTCACACCTACAATTCGCACCTGTTCTAAGATTATTTCCAAACTCTAAACTTAGggggatttttgtgtgttttgttttatttcgttttgtttttttcaaaccGGTCACATATAGGTTTTGATAGCAGTTACCATGTAAGCAAACTGGGTCCTAAAGCGGTGGATTTTAAGGTCAGGGAACCGTCATTTCTTTTAGGCCCTTTTCAACTCCACCCTGGCCAGCCACTTGATTGACATCAGGCCATTGGGATCTCTGGGCTCCTGCCCTTCCAACTTTCCTGCTCAAATACACCCTTAAAGAATTTGGGGAAACTATGTACCCCTTACACATTTTAAAGTCAACAACTAAcacttttaattttcagtttaaatACTGCAAAGGGTATACTTTCTGGGAAATTGTAAATACTTATATATTTAGAAAGTCACATCACTCTTTTAAATGCAGTGGATGGAATATAACACCATAGCCCTTTCATGTTCATTAACACCCTTTTAATAAGTGAAAGTCCATTAGCCAGTCAGCAaatttacctcatttatttttctttttagttcctttttccatttcattttcccTGTAGAGTTTGGTCCTAATGAAATATTGTTTTCATTGTATCACCTTTTTtgtattttagtgtatttttggAAAGTCTTTTATTGTATATCTCTGTAACAAAAATATGTACGTATCAATAAATTGGAATTTATTTCCTGTGACCATAAGACTATATTAAAAACCATTATTCTGCCCTGGGTTTATAATTACAATTATTAAAAGATGCAATTGATCAAAACTACAAATATTGACAATGattaaacagaaaagtaaactTCTACTAAAAATTCATCTCTTCATGAGATGGAAAgggctgatttttattttccattgacTTCATTTGGTAGCTCCAGGAAGCGCACCCAGGTTCAGTTCAGGGTGGGCGAGAGAGCTCGGCCTTCCTCTGTCTAGTGAGAGAAGGGTCACTTGTTAATGGAGGCATGTGGAAAAGGAGAACAGTTCTCAGGCAGATTCATTTTAGGAAGGGACACATATGCTTCTGGAAATTGATCCCCTTAAAACTTAGTCCTGCCCACATCTCCCTGGGAGAGTTTTCATGTTCAGCCAGAGGTATGCAAACCATAAGCTATTAAAGAGAGACTTAACTTGGTTTCTCATTCTCCAAAATAGGGatcccagaatgggagaaatgtGGGTCTGAATGTCCTTGTAACTCTGATAGTTGCATTTCCAACCCTCCACTGGCTGAGTTCCACATCCCTATGCATATGGGCAAGACAGGAACTCAGAAGACTTCCAGATCTCTGTAGGTCCATGGCTGTTATGAGGGCATCTGAATGTTCAAAGTGCTGCTCATTGGCAAAGACGCAGCCTAGAGTCAAAATTAGAAaacatggttttttgtttttccatttcatggAAGCACCATGGTCTCCTGGTAGTTCCCAGCTGGcggccaccaggtggcagcagAGAACACAGTGCTGCCAGCCCTGCCCGGAGAGTcccaggggtggggaagaggcggtgggaggggagaggactgGAGGTGAGGTAGGGGTGTTCACTTTGGctgtcagagaagaaagaagggggaGGCGGGGGCTAAATACCAATCTCAAGAGGGGACAGAAAATATTGAGAACAACACCTTCCAGGTTCAGAATAAAACTGAAGGAATGAGGAAAGGAATTAAGGAGTTAGGCTAAATTGGGGAGAATTCAAGGGAAATCAGAAGGGTAGAGATGGGCTTGAGGGCAGAGGCCCAGGATGCCTCTGGGGGATCCATTATCTGTACTCCTCCTGGGGTGGGTCAAGATCTGGCTCCTCCTGAGATCCGTGGCCCACCTTAGAGGCAGGTGGCTAGGGGTTTTCTGGAGGCTGGGGTCCTGCTGGCCAGGGGTCATCAGGCCGGGGAGGTTGAGAGGGATCAGTTCTACAGGAGGCCAGACTCCAGATTCAGGCAGGTCTCTCCAGGGACGACTGGGGCCTGGAGGTGGAAGGTCCTCAAAGAGAGGGGGTACCCCTGGCCAAGGGTCACCAGGGATTGGGGGGCCCTGAGGCAATGTTGGGGGGCCCTCCTCCTCTGAGGGCTCTGTGGATGAGGGAGATGGATGGTCTCCGCTGCCTGAGATGcctgcagaggaggaaggagaaaggtaagAGGTTGTGAGGATCCCCCCTCTCCCCGTAGCTACGGACCCAGGGAGCATCACCTCTCTGCGATGGACCACAGCCTGAGCTGATCccacaaacaaaactcaaaagtaACTCTCACACATTCACAAAATACCAAAGTGATCTTAAAATGACATGAAACGCTGTCCTGAACTATTGACTGGACCAACTTTAAACTGACAGGATCCCCTGCTCCCCGCACATAAGCTCCATCCAACCTGGTTGGGACACCCCACTGGCAGGGCCACTATATGTGTCTGCAGTCCCAAAGCTGTCTACACCCTGGCCCCGCGTGGCACCCAGACCCCATCTCTACCATGACCTCCAGCCCCTTAACATGGACCTCAGCTCTGATGAATACTCGCCCCACACCTGAATGCTGATCTAAATCGCCACATGGAGCTACACCCAAACCATCAAAACATTTATTCTGCGCTAAAATGCACCTTCCCACATCACCTCCATCCCCTTAACTCTTCCGCTCATATGAATTCCCAGGATCTCCCTATCCCTATGCATCCATCTCACCTTTGCCTCATCTTTACCGTCCCCCATCACCCCAAATCACACTCCAGGCCTCTATTCCCAGCTCACCTCTGGCAAAACAGGCAAAGGACCAGGATCCCCAGGAGCTTCCAGTTGAGCATCTTGCCTGTCTCCTGGCCCCCAAAGTCAGGGGTCGGCTGAGTCTGGGTGCTTGGGAACCCCAAGAGGCTTTataggggaggagggggaagaggaggccaATCTCTGGGGAGGGACCAGCCCAGTCACACAAGGAATCACATCCGAACCTAACTGGTCAAACCCATTTGGAAGGCCATGGCTAATGTCTAACCTCTGATGGTGGCGTCCCTCATTTTAGTCCCCCAGCTCAGGACCCAGCCACCCAGGCTTTATCAATGATCCAGACCTTGGTCACCCCACCATTGTTTTCATGTCCTCCTTCATACACACCCTGCAGCAACCCTTAATAACAGGGACTTCTACCTCTAATCTCTCCAGGTCATTGGAAGCCAAGGAATGGGAGCAAACCACGCGTGGGGAAGCAGTGTAATTacaggggctgggaggcaggatgCCGGGCAGGGGGTGGGCAATTGGGGGGAGGACAGGGGGTGTTCCCTTGAACAGCTGGGACACAGCTAGAACGGTCTCAGCTAGTATGCCGAgcctcccccacccatcccagtGTGAACCCTCTCCGTGGGGCTCAGCCCTTCCTGGAACTTCCACTTCCCAGCATATGCCTTCTCCAGGCGTGACGGGGGCCTCCCAAGCAGTGACATCTGAGAATTTCATCCAGGAGCCACCTGGGGTGACTGCAGGTGAAGGAGAAAGTACTAGGACATCCTgattccttctccccaccccggGGCTGGTTCCATCAGTCACACCCAGAGGCTCGGGAAGAAGTTGCCTCAGCTCCCCCTGGCATCtcagcctctttctcctccctctggaaTCCTCCTCACTGCCCCTTGAGCCCCTCCCCTTGTCCTTAGTGTGAACTCTGTGCccaccccttctctcccctcctccttcagtTGTCAGTCTGTCTGGTCTGAGTCGTTCAGAGATCCCCCTAGAACTTTTCCGCAGCAAGGGCTCCTCTGCCTGGACATCTCATGAGCCTCTCAGAAGTAACGTGTCCAAAACAGAACTCACTTCCTCTCCGGGTTGTCCCCTACCGGGTCTGCTCCCCCGCAGTAAGGGACACCACTGTCCCTCGTGGCTCACTTTCGAGGACttcattcctccctctcctcatccCGCGGCCACACCCCAAACCCATCCTCCACAGCCAGCCAACAGATCTCTTAAAAATGCTAAGTCAAATCGTGTGGCTGTCCCCAGCTTTAAAAGTACTCTAAGGACTTTCTACTGATTTAGAGTAAAATCCAAGCTCCACCAGGCCTGGCCTCTCCCTGCAGCATCCTCCCTCGGGCTCCCTCCAGCCTCCACACCTGCACACCCTGTGCCCGCCCTCGTGCTCCTCCCAGGGGGCTGCACAGCCTGCTCCTCACCTCACTCCGGCCTCAGCACCACATCCCTCCTGAGAGAGGCCTTGCCTGCCCCCCATCTAATGCCGCCCCTCCCCACACAGCCAGTTTCTACCACatcactgtcatttattttttctcttcatattcaTAGCACTTATTATTGTTTGAAATGCTCATTTCTTCATGTAAGTACTTGCCCGTCGTCTGTCTCTCCCACCGGACTGTAAGTGCCACGGGAGCAGGGACCCGCCCGTCAAGCCCACCACAGTGGCCCCCCGGGGCAGGATGCTGCCTGGATCTGCGATTCCTGTCGAACATGTGAATGTTTTATCTGCTTCATTCCTGGCACTGACCACCTTCCAGAGgtagttttaaaacaaaagttgagaataaaaagaaacctggagCTTCTCCAAAAACTTCCTGGGCAGCCTGGGAAAGGGGTTTCGAAAAAGGAATCATCTAGAGAAAGAGCTGTGTGGGGGACCACTTCTCACATTTCCCGGACAAGAGAGGCTGCAGGGAGAAAACTTCCTTATATTCCCAGAGAGAACTGTCCAAACAATGGCTCCTACTGTAGTCATCTTTATTGAGCCACGGGAGAATTCACGACATCTTGGTGGCTGGTGTCCCCGAGGGCAGCTGGATGGGAAGGGAGCTGGGCTggaccccctccccaacccactcCTCCTCCATCCTCATCCTTCCGGTCCTCGCAGCTGCTCAGTGGCAGACAGAAGAAGAGGTCTGGCTGTCTCCTTCACAAATAGCTTCCTCTTTGGAAATGGCCTCACTCAGGCCCTGCAAGTCATCGAGCAGGACAGAAAGGGATCCTGGGAAAGAAGACCCCAAGGGACAGGAGGTGGACAAGAGAAGGCTGTCACAGTCACGCCGCAGGATGTGAGGGTTATGAGGGAGAAGGCTCCTGGTCCAAGGCGGGCGTGAATAAGAGAGGCTGTGGGCCTCCAGGGGTCACAGAGAACAAGCCTCATGCATTGCAGAGTGCCTGGAGGAGAGATGCCTGAAGTCCCCCACCATCTGTCCCTTACCTTTGATGGACTCCTTGGTGCATAGGGCCGCTGCCGGAGGTGCAGGCGCTGAAGACTCTGAGGGCCTGGGGCTGGACTCCACAGGTAACCCCTTATCCGATGGGGAAGGAAGAACTGCCAACAGTCGCTGCTGCTTGTAACGGGAGAGGAGACCCTCTTGCTGCAAGGTGGCCTGGGAAGGAGAGGGTTAAACGCCACCAAGCCCGGGCAGAGTCCCCTCCCCTTTCCACAGCTCTGCTCCCTGAGAAgagccccttctcctcctcctaccAGCATGAGGTTCTTGTCTCTCTCCAGCTCCTTCAGGCGCTGGGTCAGCCGCTGTCCCTCCTCCTTTCGGGCCTCATCCTGCAGGCGCCGCAGCTCCTGGTTCCGCTCCTTTTCCCGGGTGGCTTTGCGCTGGATCTGGCGCAGGGAGACCACTATGGGAAAGCCAGGCCACAGAGGGGACGGGTGTTGGGCAGCCTAGAGGCCATGAGGCACCGTGAAAACAAGCCTGGAAGGATGGGCAGGAACACTGGGTCCCCAGCTCTGTGACTCAGGTGAGCCACTGACACTTTATGGCTTTCAGTCTGCCGTACAGAGGGAGGGGAGTCTGATGCTCTAGGATCCTATGAATCTGCGAACCCAAAGTACCTCCCCCATCACTGAAGCTTCCCAGAGTCCTGCAGGGGAAATCTGAATAGGGACTGGATATCAGATTTTGTGCAATTCATGTTCATTTTCTTGAAGTGTGACAATGGTATTGAGGTTACATAGGAAAATATCCTATTTGTGGGAGATGCAGCTGAACAGTCAGGATGTTTGCAACTTACTTTCAATAATTCCCCCCAAAATGTTTATATatcaatatgtgtatatatacagatagGAAATGTGACCAAAGGTTATTAACTGCTGCCTCTAACCAGAGAAGGTATATGAGTATCCATTACATGATTCTTTTAACTTGGCTAggtgtttgaaatttttcccaATAAAAAGTTGGGGGTAATCGTTGGTATGAGATGTCAGACTGCCTTTGCGGAGGAGGGTGactgggaggggctgcaggggatCCAGGGCTGGTCAAGTGCTGTTGCTTGATACGGCTGCTGGCTATATATGGGTGTTTACCACCTGAGAATTCATCTTCCTTGATAACTTCATGACCCGCACACTtcaaaaaagctttaaaaataaagtttttaaaataacctcatGCCTCAAcacttccttcttcctgaaaACCCACGTCCACCCCAGCCAATCTCACCGGCCTTGGTGTGTTCCCTGCGAGCCTCGTTCAGTCTCCTTTCTGATTCTGAGAGCTGCTCCCGCAGTCGAGTCTCCACTTCGGCCACCTTCTCCTGCAGCGCTGGGGTGGAGGTGCACATGGGGTGTCAGGGGAGCCTGGGTTCATggttcccacccctgcccccaccatggGTCTGTCCACGGCCCCTCCTGCACACCTTGCCCGTAGATCTCCTGCTGCTGGGTCAGCTCCTGCCGGAGACTGGCAGCCTCCGCCATGCTCTCCTGCTGGCCCTGGCGAGCCGCCTCCAGCTGCAGCCCCAAAGTGGCCAGGGACTCCTGGGTGCGCTGCAGCTCCTGCTCCAGCTGCTGGGCCACTTCGGTCAGCTTCTGCCGCTCCGCCTCCCCTGGGAAGATGTGGTGCCCACTCAGGCTTCTCCATACCCTAGACCCcagctcttccctcttcctcttcactCCCCAGACTCAGACTCTGGCCCCGGCTCAAGCTCGGTGACTCGAGGACCAGATGTACCTTGCTCCCGGGCCCGGCCCACCTCCTGCTGGATGATGTGGGCACTCAGCTGCAGTTCTGTGTCCAGACGGTTCCGTTCCTCCCGCAGCTGCTCCAACTCCAGGCTCATATCTGTGGCCGGTGGGGGTCGGGGGCAgctgagacagggaagggaaacaGAGATGGGGGGAATCACCCAGCTGCCTGACCCCTAAGCCCCCATCCTTCCTCCATCCTCGCTTTTTTGGGTCCCAGAAACCAACACCTTAAagccccactcctgcccctgATCCACCTCAAAGTGGCCCAAATTTCACCTCTCCTGGCGCAGCTGAGCAAGGGCCAGTTTTCGAGCCATCAGGCCTggggaagaaaaggcagagagcaaCAGAGAGGTGAGCTTGTGTAGGAGAAGAGGGAAAACGGGAGATGCCCGGACTGGtaaggaggaggcaggagggtgggTGTAGGATGAGAGAGCTGGTGGGGCAGTGACAGGGGCAGGACGCATCTGGCAGTTGCCCTACCCACCCTGAATGGTGTGGACCTTGCGGACGGCATAGCTGACTCGGCTGCTGAGGCCGGGCAACCGGGCTGCGGCCTGCTTCACCTCTGCCACGGCGCCCTGGAGCCAGGTCTGAAAGCTGGAGAAGACACAAAGTCATGACCCTTCAACCCCATCTTATTTCCAAAAGGACTTGATCCCCTCTATCCTGTATTGCTATGTACATGgggaaagcagggaaggggaaaTCAGA
This is a stretch of genomic DNA from Balaenoptera musculus isolate JJ_BM4_2016_0621 chromosome 11, mBalMus1.pri.v3, whole genome shotgun sequence. It encodes these proteins:
- the PSORS1C2 gene encoding LOW QUALITY PROTEIN: psoriasis susceptibility 1 candidate gene 2 protein (The sequence of the model RefSeq protein was modified relative to this genomic sequence to represent the inferred CDS: inserted 1 base in 1 codon; substituted 1 base at 1 genomic stop codon): MLNWKLLGILVLCLFSAGISGSGDHPSPSSTEPSEEEGPPTLPQGPPIPGDPWPGVPPLFEDLPPPGPSRPWRDLPESGVWPPXRTDPSQPPRPDDPWPAGPQPPENPXPPASKVGHGSQEEPDLDPPQEEYR
- the CCHCR1 gene encoding coiled-coil alpha-helical rod protein 1 isoform X4, producing the protein MRLEAQAMELEALARAEKAGRAEAEGLRAALAGAEVVRKNLEEGSQRELEEVQRLHQEQLSSLTQAHREAVSSLTSKAGGLEKSLSSLETRRSGEAEELAAAQREAELLRKQLRKTQEDLEAQVTLVENLRRYVGEQVPPEVHSQMWESERQELLETVQHLREDQAGLHTTAELLQVRVQSLTHILCMQEEELARRVQPSDCLEPEFTKKCQSLLKRWREKVFALMVQLKAQELEHRECVEQLKGQVAELQEGVKTQCQEQAILQRSLQDKAAEVEVERMGAKALQTELSRTQEARRREQQQTATAEEQLKLVANAVSSFQTWLQGAVAEVKQAAARLPGLSSRVSYAVRKVHTIQGLMARKLALAQLRQESCPRPPPATDMSLELEQLREERNRLDTELQLSAHIIQQEVGRAREQGEAERQKLTEVAQQLEQELQRTQESLATLGLQLEAARQGQQESMAEAASLRQELTQQQEIYGQALQEKVAEVETRLREQLSESERRLNEARREHTKAVVSLRQIQRKATREKERNQELRRLQDEARKEEGQRLTQRLKELERDKNLMLATLQQEGLLSRYKQQRLLAVLPSPSDKGLPVESSPRPSESSAPAPPAAALCTKESIKGSLSVLLDDLQGLSEAISKEEAICEGDSQTSSSVCH